The genomic DNA aataatcttctTTAATATAGTTCATATCTTTCATaagaaatatcatatttttttaagggCTAGTGTCTCTTATAGTTAGGTAGCTTATAGACAAACTTGTCATTTATCATTATGTGTAATAGATGACTCTAACAAACGTGACTAACTACAAAAATAACAACTCTCATCTTTGTTTATGGATAGACATTCCTCATTTAAAGAATGCAATttattagttaatatttttttagtgtcGTATACGATAGAAagtaaaaactttttattttattaactcCAGATTAAAATCGTAACATTTTTCTTTCAGTGTCTTAAGTGAGATGAGTAACTCTCGTAAAATCTATCAACTCTCTTAAGAATTTTTGGTCCTAAATCAATCATTTTCAAgacatttattttgaaatttttattcatattttattgaaGTATTCCCTTAAAGTGATTAATACCACAAGTGTGGATGCTGACTCTTAAACAACAAGCCAAACCATGTTGAAGAAATACTTTGTCCGACCATTACtttattcattcaataaaactatgtgtacccactttggatacacaaatgtatacacatttatatgtatcatcatgtgattgaatgattttgaattaagaataaaataataaccaattatatgatgacacatatgaatgtgtatacatttgtgtacccaaagtgggtacacatagtattgctcttattcatttatttcacaTTGTAATGAATAATAGAGTTAATTGTCTAATAACTACCGTCACTACCGTAATCTATCttaaaatgtaactttttagtGATGAAAAATCTTATCAACAATATATTCcataaatcaaactaatgtAGCTAAATAAGATTACATAATTCAGCTTTTCTGAAACATGCATGTTTTATGTCACGTTGACAATTCAATAACTGAGAATATAGAAGCCTTATATTGCTTAACTGTGAGGTCAAATAGCccccaaaaaatgaaaatgcattcataataaaagattaaaaaagtcCATAATAAAGATCAAGGATTAAAAAACCTGTATTCAGGTCATCAATATTTACCAATTTAGTCAAGTACAAAACTCTATTCACCATTTTCCAGAGCTAACCatgtagaaaaatattaaataacagaAACAAGGTGTAGGTTCCTTGGATAATCATCATCACACGGAGCTAGTGAATAATGACTGAAGTGAAGGTGGTTCATGAATATTAAAGTGTAAAGTATGGTGAGGCatgcaaatttttttcattattttggtaATGAAATAGAAAAGTTACTTAATCCCTAAAATAGGCAAAGGAAATGACTATGCTGTGGATGACAAAATCtgaattatttttgtcttttgacTCCGCCTGCAATCCATTCATTACGTCAAGACAATAATATTCCATTTGAATGTAAATCATGAATTTTCAATTACTAACTCTGCCATTGTTCGTTCTAATTAGGTTAGAGACAACGTGTTTTTTATGTTAGAATTAATGACCACTTCGATTATAAGGTGCGATGCATATGGGATCCTATTTTTTGGTCAATAGGTGGGGGATATAGAACAATACCCTAAATCCATAAGCGGCTTAGGCTTAACTTATGAAGAACTGCTTTAAAATTTGTCTTCCGTGTACAAATTttagtatgtttttttttcttcagaaTAAAAATCCTAGCATATAGACATAttattcttttgtattttcttgtaTGAATGAGATATCACTTCATTAACATATGCATTCATTGTgaagagaaatgagaaaatattaaaataatattgacgTTGCTACATGTAACCTTGTGTTTTCTtcgttttcttcattttttgatGCTTTTATCGGTCTATAATTCCCTGGTATACTTCAATCTCTTTCTTAATATGGTTTAATTGGTAaggaaaatcatttttaaactgCAGTTAGTATCTCATATAGGTAGTTTGCCGACAAATTTTGTCCTTTATCCCTACTTGTTTCACACAATCAAaccaataaattaaatatgaacACAAAATTCAGTTTACCTTTGCTGGTTTCAAGCCTAGATTGCACTCAGCACAATGGAAGGTGATTATGAGCTGCTGAATTAGCACAAATTTCTGCAGATCACGCGCATAGAAGTTGTCACAGTGATGCAAAAATGGCTATCCAATTCGCTGACCTGCAAAGATATATCCCAACATTGTAAGCTGTCTAATTGATCAGAACCATTCAAACacaacttaaattttatttgggaGGATCATGAACATTAGTTTTTAACCTATTTTAATCACTATTTTTGTACAAATTTGCCcctcttttcatattttgagaTCTCTTTATGAATCCTAGTTCTCTTCTTCAATATAAAGAAAAGTCATTTTTATATAGCACTTATGGACAAACTTTTCTTCCATTATTATATGTACCATACAATCGAACAAATATAATTGAACATGCATGCTTTATGGCTATGCCATgcttataatttaataactgGGAATATGGAAGCATCTAATTACTTAATTATGGGGTAAAATACATTCAATATAAAAGATACTTTCATAATTATGAAACCAGAACCTTCTGAGGGACTGCCTGAATGGGCATCACACTATGCCCAAAATCAAACTCTGCATAATCGGTTGTTTCTAAAACTTCCATTCAGTTCaccaatatttaacaatttagtCAAGTataaaaccaaatttcaaaTGATGAGGACGATTTTCAGGGAGATTCAAATCCAGACAAGAATAGATACAAATGAACTGAAACTTTGTTGTTGCATCatccttttccaaatttttgagCGAAATTGTGTAGATAATATGTTAGGGTGAAGGTATATGTTAAAAAGAAGACCAAGAAAGGAAGAATAACAAGTGGCAACCAAGCTGGAGGGGCAGAGGATAATCAGACAGGCCAGGAAAGTCTCTGAAGTCAAAAGTAGCAGGTGACCGAGGCAAGGAGCTTGTACCTGATTCTGGGAAATTTAAGTGATGAGGTAGCAAATCCTGAGTGGCAGAGAAAAGGCAAAGGAGTGGAAGAGTAGATATAGACTTGGGGGATGGAAGTATGGGGAGCCAAGTATTTTGAGGATAGCGGCTGGGAAGGGGAGAGTACAACCTCTCGAACAGCTGTGGTTGATGTATAGTTGTGTTTGGTGAAGTTACTGTACGGTTGTGTTTTTGTGAATTACTGTTCCTTGTAAATTTTGTGAATCGGTATTTTAATTAACAGACAGAGGAAATCTTCCTTTATTGTAATCAAAAGCAAGTTGAATGGAATGAAAACAAGAATCATGTTTGTTTTGTCGAATTGAATGAATTACATTGCACTGTTACATTGAAAACTATTCTGCCTGTGTTGGACTGTGTTGTGTGGTGTTGCATTTCTGGGAACTCTGCTGCCCTGGAACTGCAACCTTTTGGAGAGCTGCACCTTTCTGGGTTGAGAGTTCTTTATCCTCCAGGTCTGTACCATAGTATATTAAGTAAAGTGAAtagaaacaataaataaataaataaacaagacCCGAAAGGTTAATAAAACTaatgaaacattaaaacttttaaagaaaaatttcattcataacTTTAACCATCCAGCAAACAACACATTTGGcgaaaacataaaatattgaaaaaatgagCATCCTGAGGTATCACAACAAGAgtaaacaaaaggaaaaaataagtaaatCTAAGCCTACTTAAAAACATgtaatgaaagagaaaattaatttatcaatatacacagtattttttccttttgtcaatgccatataaaaattgattaattcctAAGCTTATTCAGTGGTCCCCAATTTACACATCAATAACTAAACTAACGATGTAGCTTTGCTTTAAGAATAAGGGacaaagaatataaattacaacTAAGGTTTTATTCACTGAGCCAAATCCTGAATAGAATATGGAAAATAATAACTAGACAATAAAAACAacttatagaaataaataaaaatctccTCCCCCTATAGGCAAGAAGAACAACCCAAATAAAGGGTTCTCTCTTATTCAAGCTAGggaaacattaaaataaatactagAGCAATTACATTAAATACCTAGACTCTCTAGGCTGCCGGTATCACCTCTACCATGCTTTTGCCATGTAAATTTCCCATGAACTTGATTGAAAATAGGAATTTTAGTTTCTGACTTCTTCTAATTAGAAAAAAGTATCAGCAGCATGGACTTTGAAAGACTCTTGTTTAGATCAGTTCTTGTCCTGCAAAGGGACAAAAACTGCAATTGtgtttttatattcttttctgTATGTTGATCAACTTGCAACAAGAATAATAAACTCGATAATGCCTCAAAGTAATCATGTTTCAAAAAACGAACTTTCATCTTCTACTCTAGTTTTACAGATTTCCATGCTGTTTAGAATCATGGGCCACATTATCATTCTTGCTGCATTGTGCCATGTTGATTTTCATCTTCCTTATTATGACATGTTAAAGTTGCAGATTGACTATTAGCAAGATTTGAGTGGTATTGTactgagaaaaaagaaaatcattttgaattatattcttGTCTTCTCTTTTATTAGTGCTATCCTAATATAATTCTCTGAACTTTTTGTCTTACTTTCTGACTCCTCAACATTTATCCTTTCGCTTATGATCGATTGCATCCATAAGACAGATTCTACCAGCCAAAATTTTACTGACCTATGATCAGTGTGATAATACTCTGGCATACATCGATCTTATGACCATAGATGAATATGGTTTCCTAGACACTATAGTCTACAATCATAAAACATTAGCACAACCTCATTTATCCTAGACACTATGGCCAAATTTTTACTGACCTATGAGCAGTGTGCAGAAGATTTATTTATCTGAATTTAGGCTATTTGAGCAGTGTCATTAGTCATCTACATTTATTATTGAAGATGCTAAATATTTTTCTCATCATGGTAATATAAAACTTGATAGACATCATGCTTGCTCCGGGGTCCCTACTCCTTCAGGGCGACTTGAAATTCTCAATCTCATGCAAGCATCTCAATTCTGAGCCCACCCTTCATGCCCTGCAATGCTTCTCCAATAGATGAGATTATTGGTCAGTAAAATCAGAATTTGCTATGCATATTTGATTGTTACAGTTTCTTTTTCCCCAGTCAATTAGTACCATCATTCTTGCAAAGTTTTCTAGAAAAGACAAATATACCTggtattttcaattgttcaGGTTATAGggaattttctaataataatacaatcagaattcaaaataattataagagagaagaaaaacGCTTGCTAATTACTCAGTCGGCTCAAGCCACCCTGGAGGTGGCCAAAAGATCTTGGGATATCCATGGAAATCTCTGACTGCCCCAAGAGTATCATCCTCCAAGTCATATATTATCCCAGCATCCAATCCAGGGTGATCAGCATGAACTTCATCGAAAGCATCATCAGTAAAATAAAACCCTGCAAACTCTTTAGCTGAAATAGAGATTGAACAATGCGAACTACAGAGCAACACTCTGTCTTCCAAGTAATTCATCACCGGAAACCACACATGGTGCTCCTCCCCGAGCTTAAACACATTCAAACAAGAgctttcatcataatcacattCAAACTAACTGGATAAAACCATTCATCATACTCGTCCTCAAAGCCAAGCTTGATGAAGTTATCCAACACGTGTTAATCAATCAAAACCAGATCCTTTCAAGCCGGCACCAAGTAATTCCCATCACTCACAGGAGCAAGAACTTCACTAACTTTCAGAGACTTCGAATCCACAGTTATAGCATGATCCATTGACGTCAAAGCATAGAATTTATCACTACCATAAACGTCATCTTCAAAGAAAACTCTATCAGAACTAAAATTAATCGTAGTCCACCCCTCATCCCAGCTCCTCCACCCGCCGGTATAAATCCCCATAACCGTGAACCCATCTGATTTACATGGATCCTCGCCAAAGCCATAAAGGGCTCTCTACCTAATGAACTCCCAATAGAAAAGATTGGGCCACAAAGTTGTCAGCTTATCTTTCTCGAACTGTTAAATTCACATCTGAAATCGGATCCAAGTTCACATTGTAATATAGTCTCtccctttaagtttaaaaagtctATCTTTCCTcccatcaattaattttatactaaaagaTGAGAacactttttaattattttgttaaaagttttaattaaaaaaaaccctaactctTCACCCTTCTCCTTCCATTCCCTTGTCCTCCAGCTTAATGTCCTCACAAAATTTGCAGGGCTGATTAGACTCATCAATTGCAACACTTTCTCCTCCCAAAACCCTAACATTCTAATTATCAATTCTCCTTACTCAATTTCAATCAACTTCACCAAAAATTGGTGGTCAATGTTAATCAATCTAGGACGAAAGTAAggtaaagatgaaaaatattatttagttaggacaaaaatataatttatttatgttaacgAGAGGTGTAACTTTTATTAACCCTATTATTCAAAGTGACAAAATGTCCTTTGTTAAAACTAACACTTGATGGATGATGAGcggaaaaatgattttttttttttttttaacttaaaaggTTGAAAATTGTTTTGTCAAAGTTAGGGTgggaattttttctttattaactAAAAACTCTTATTTAAGTTAGACAATTTCCTACAAGATTGAAAccactatattaaataaataaaattttagatctaTGGACTGATCTTACAAATACTGGACCAGGCAAATGATTTTGCTCTTTCTGAGATGCAGTTTTCTAAGAATAGTTAAATGGGTTGCAAAGGTCAGATTTTGATGGCTGATATGTTGCATTTCTTTGCGAGTTATTATATTCATTCATGTTGACCTCTACGAGGAACATGTTGATTGTTTATTACTCTGTTGATTAATCGAAGGTCTTCCGTACGGGGATTAGGTTCTACTTGTCTTTCGTATTAACGTTTAAGTGTGAATGCAGATTCTTTGGAATCAGATGCATAGCCTTTGGattatttaataagattttcCCCTTTCTTTATTCTCCTTCTCTAAGCTTTAACGAGGACCAGGCTGTACTTCTTCCATATTGACATAAATTGTGAAATTGCCATGTTCATGCTTATCAACTTTGAAGGAATTCAACAGGATTCAATTCAATCGCCATAACCATGGACAATCTCCCTGAAAATGTACTTGCTTCAATCGCAGAATGCCTCAATACAAAAATCGAAACCCTTTGTTTCCGAGCTGTTTGTAGCTCATTTCGTACCTCAGTCCGTCCGCCGCTCCCGCCGCTGTCGCATGTCAAAATTCCCTTCCCGCCAGGCCTGAAAGACGACGGCCACCTTGAGCTCACCGAATCCACTGTTTACGCCTTCCAGCCCCTGGAAAAATCCACCGAAACTTGGCTGGTCAAAGTAGAAGAGTCTCACTCTGGCAAAATCCAAATCATGGATCCCATGTTTAAACTTCGCATCAAAAACTCCTCCGAGATGTTGCCCGAGTCCTTCAATTTGCTGGATTATCGCGTCAAGGAAATAGCTAAATCCTGGCGGCTCGAGATTGTGTCAAATTCCAGTTCTTTTTACGCTGAAAAGGCCGTCGTCTGTTCGGATGATAACAACGCTGGCGAGTTCACACTGATGGCATTAATCAGTGAAGGGCGAGTGGGCGTCTGGCGAAGCAAATACCAAAAATGGGTGATCATAGATTTcggttatgaaaatttttactgTAAAGATTTTATCTATCATAACAATAAGTTCTACGCCATGGGATTCGACGGCTTTACTTTTGCAGTGGATCCCAAGTCTCTGAACGTCACTCAAGCTGCGGCGGCTCCCGAAAAATCCCAATCGCATCTTATGATGCACTTCCTGGTGAAATCAAGCGACGATCTGTTTTTGCTCAACACGTATTGGCTATACAAATACTTTCAACATGGTCCTCCGTTGGGAAGGATTCGTTTGGATGTTTTCAAGCTTGACGAAGAGAAATGCAAGTGGATGGCGGAAGATGGCCTGAAAGATCAAGTGTTGTTTTTAGGTGAAGACGGTTCGTTCATGCTTTCAGCTATGGAGTTTCCTGCGTATAAAGGAAATTGTGGATTCTTGACGTATATGGATTTGTCTggaattgattttgattattatcCTCCGACGGAGGATATTGCTTATTTTGACTTGGAGAATACTTCGCCGGGAGCTCAGCCGGAGGCTCTGTCGAAATGCTTGGAGGCTTTCTGGCCTCCACCCGCTTGGCTAAGGCAGAAGCAGAATTCCAGCTAAATCAACCTAagctttttgtattttattctgATTGAAACTGCCTCATCAGCCGGAGAAGACGAATTTCATGCATGCACATGTAGAGTTTGAATGCCTTATGCGCACCCGGAATGGAGTTGTATATTCAGATTacttgttattatataattaagtattaatttattattatttatcaatattatatattttatgatatatattaatattaattatgattttaatttaataaaattaataatttaatatcagtttatagatgagtttaattaatcaatataaataacttGATACtcttaaaagattatgatttgGGTGAATAATGTTAGCGTtggttttaaggtttttttaaaCATTCGATGAGAGGGTTAATTAATATACTAAATATTGATTAAGTCTCTAATCCAAAACCGCATGCAGTATAGTGTGTCTTATTAAAAGCTATCATATAAAGAGGTTTCTAAAATAGAGATCAATCACGCTGAGAGATAatcttaacaaataattttgacaattttacaaattaaaattgtattacGTTCTAATTATTCTTataactctaaaaaatttaattcgatattttataatttatatatagattcTATAAAATTAGGATcgaatgattttatttaattatacaaaataacctCACAATCCAATCATACATATCATGTGTGCGTCGTAGGCAGAGTTAGGTGCCGacaatttgattgttttataaGTCTAATGAATACAAAATAAcctcttattttcttattttaatttcaacctTTATTAATTGCTAATTAATGAATAGACTCTCTTAAAGTCTAATTCACAAATATAGtctccattttcttttcttaatttctagTTAAATTAACGTCAAAGGCATGTAGGTGGCCTTTTGAGAGCCGATCTTTTCCTTGTTACAATATGAGTCTCCATCAATTTAgtcatattttatgatataatttatcgGATATCTGATTTTAGGGTCAGCTGCACACTTGTCATTTATACAATTGCTTTATTGATTAGTCGCATCATCTCGCGATTACCTAACTTAAATAAATGCTATACACAAATGATAGATCCGTTGTTTGActtccttaaaaaatttaataatgggTCAATTTCGAATACCCATTTGGGTTTGTAGAGAATCTGTCATCACCATATAAAATAaggattttatctttaataaatttaacgatttataaattagtaaaaaagttttttagaattaaagaataaaaacttaaaaaataaacaatctcTGGTtagaaataagtcttttcatcttttatttttaattcaaaattattcgattacatcatgatatattatctgaatatttaattaaatacataaaattgagTGCCcgtaattttattgatacttCTAGAGAAATCATTCTAATAATAACTTAAGACTAGGGTgttctaatttatatttaactaTATAGTATATATTCATCTGTAGCATGTTGATGATCCGTTTGTGTTGGATGATCCTGATTAAATTACTCACCAGAAATATTCTTTTCAAAACTCCCTTATCATATGTAGGCGAGAATATTgttatcaattaaaaatgaaCATCTGTTTTTAATGATTTAAGTTGTATATATTGTGCTGTTTccaagttaaataaatattgtaattgTGTTTGAAATGATGAAGCCATTCCAACTTAAGCTACGACCTGGGATGACCAATTATCAGGTGACCATCTCAACACAGCTACAACATGGCTGGTCAAACTCCAAAGAGTTAAACTCCGTGCTATACTGTGGGGTTTACACATTGATATCGACTGATATTGCTCATTATAAAGggatttggtttatatatatatatatatatatatatataggaacaAAATAATTGCtttgatcctttttttttttttccccactTGCAGTCAACTAGGgtttatgtttgaattttatatacaaagaaTATCGACAACTAATGAAGGTGTTATACCATGAAActgaaacttaattttatttgaatttacacGTACAACATCTAATGCATTATGATCTATATCTAGCtataataacaacaattaaaCATATCTTTTATCCATCAATTGTTTAGgagtatgaataaatttattactaaGAGATAACAAGAAGAACTTcaatatttataagattattttcttatcttaaattaaaaataaaataattcttaatcatatgataaataacataacatttgGGTATATATCCATTTCTATATTCAAAACTCATGGACACACATTGCATTGCTATTTCTCTATCTATCAACTTATAGTacaattgattttaaaatcaataaaactatttttaatacgtaatttgagtatataaatgatattatattaagtgattggatgatttcaaattaaagataaaataatatctaatttcaTAATAACACAGTATCTATACATCTAATCTGTGtatcgaaaatatatatatatagcattgtTCTTATAAAATTGGATAGAAAGAGGTGGTCCTTTTAAGCACgctaaatttattataattaataagccAATTGCACATGCATCATGTGATATTCTGATAGTCaattacatttttcaaaatcatataaataaatggtAATAATGTGGAATGCAAGAGACTTAAAAAATGATTGGTTGAAAAATCAAATGGAAGAAACATCAGTAGTTTATATGTATAATGTGAAGCACTCGTGAAAGGACGTGGATTTTGGattaaaaagtattatttgTCATTTATAGGTGGGAAAGTGTTTAATGAACTTATTATATCGAAAAGGTTTTAGATAGATTAATAAACTTacttatgtgtcattatatttttatttcactaATCAAAATTATCCAAGATTCTGCTTTATATGCActtcttaatttgattttgtggTTAAACTTTTTAGTGTGAGAGACTAGTTATTAAAATTCTACAAAGAAGGtatccaatttttttcaatgaattatccttatttgaatcaaaacaTCTTTTCAAAGTTAGAGTGATTCGTAAAAAATGTGTGAAACTTAAAATCCAACCACATGCCTTGTATAAAGAGCAAGtgcaaaaactttattttttttatttttttgggtgtCATTCAGGAATACGATGAAActaactatattaaataagtctAACTCCTAAACCGAAGACTACGCAAAACCAACTATTAAATTGAATAacttataagtattattttaatatgttattggaTATTTGAACCTAAATGCCCCTTTTGGAAGCCTCCTTTTACCACCCAAACCATCCGCGGACGAGTGGGCAACTTTCCAGGGCTTTTAGCTATGCcaatataaagtttttgttGGATACGAGAAGGAAGAACATGTCAAAGTACCTGAGTTCTGGTTGGTTGTGTCAAGATCTAATTGGCTACCTATCAACTTTAATCTGCCATTCTGACTATGatgtaacataaaataaaaagcaatacATATCGTGTCGTCTGTTGATTGGAAATGGCTTACACATTGACagcaataaaaagaaatgtAGAGTTGAAGGAGTCGGGAGGTTGGGGGTGCGCGGCGTTGTTGGGGGGGCCGGGGGGGCCATCTCCCCCTCCAATCATATCTCCAATTTCCCAGACTCAATCTACTGCTGCATTGTCTTGTCTCGTCTCGTCTCGTCTCCTCTTTTTCCGACGTCCCATCCATACTCAGATTCATTTCTCACGCGTCACTAAGACACGCTTCTCTCTCCCAAGCCAAACTAACATACAAACCCTAACATATATGTTTcagtattatataaaattaagaacTTGGTTTAATTTTGATCCACTGGTCAATTCATGCATTATTAACCCAAGGTCGCTTACAATCTTTCCATGTGTAAAAATAAAGCCATTGTGGTACCAGTATTCTACTAAAAGCCATTCGTGCTCTTGCTTTGCTTTAGTCTAGTCGAACTCAGTCGTGGTGAGTGAATTTAAAGAAGATGGAATCTTTCAGATTAATTCTGCCTTGTTTTTCCCCTGCTCTAGTACTGTACAGACGACTGAACACACTTACCTACTCCTTGTATTCAACATTTCATGATCAAACTTTGAAGGATTCAGCATTATCTCATGCATAAGTTCAACCAGGACTGACTTATGATAAAATGGTAGCTAGTTACAGCATAAGGGTGGTGATTTATCTTGTTCTGACTTGGTCTTCTTGTAAACAAAAATTCACTTAGGGTTTCTGAAAAGTTTCAAAGTCGTGATCAACATTCAACACCTGGAAGCCTAGAAAGTAAGTCACATATAATGCCACCCCAACCATACTACCAGCGGCAGAACCAGTCAGCCCTTAGACCTGTGGCCATAGCCAACCTAGCTAATTAACCCTCTGGGCTCTGGTGCATGGTTCCTTTTGGCAGGATGTTTGCTCATTGGAATTATCTGTATTTAAGGCTCTAACGAACCTTCTCTGTTCTTGTAGCTCCCATATTTAAAGCTCTAACTACAGTCATAATTTGCAagatgttaaaataaaaaaaaaaatttaattaatattatcttaccgaaaattttttcacttataattTCTCTACTTATAATGGCTTACtttctataatttataaaaccTAACgtcttatatatatagttgggataattaattaattaatgaataagagGCAAACAATCATAAccttttactataaaaaatggaagaagtttttgttaaagttaattTT from Mangifera indica cultivar Alphonso chromosome 16, CATAS_Mindica_2.1, whole genome shotgun sequence includes the following:
- the LOC123199531 gene encoding F-box protein SKIP23-like → MDNLPENVLASIAECLNTKIETLCFRAVCSSFRTSVRPPLPPLSHVKIPFPPGLKDDGHLELTESTVYAFQPLEKSTETWLVKVEESHSGKIQIMDPMFKLRIKNSSEMLPESFNLLDYRVKEIAKSWRLEIVSNSSSFYAEKAVVCSDDNNAGEFTLMALISEGRVGVWRSKYQKWVIIDFGYENFYCKDFIYHNNKFYAMGFDGFTFAVDPKSLNVTQAAAAPEKSQSHLMMHFLVKSSDDLFLLNTYWLYKYFQHGPPLGRIRLDVFKLDEEKCKWMAEDGLKDQVLFLGEDGSFMLSAMEFPAYKGNCGFLTYMDLSGIDFDYYPPTEDIAYFDLENTSPGAQPEALSKCLEAFWPPPAWLRQKQNSS